In one Bryobacteraceae bacterium genomic region, the following are encoded:
- a CDS encoding sulfatase-like hydrolase/transferase encodes MQRRTFLAGAPALLQADTRPNILLILTDQQTHTALSCAGNPWVKTPAMDSIANGGVRYTEAYATYPVCSPSRGSIFTGAMPHRTGVRENGKSIVAGMPTMGDLFQAAGYETVYGGKWHLPKGFDGMTGFTRLIGGSALGKDMDEPLADRCAQWLRANARRTAPFLMVSSFMNPHDICQWIRDHKGSRGYDNPDLYPPAPGNMAVDPAEPEMMQYHRTAGYDLMSQAVGIASEWKRDDVRFYLHDYYRMVEDVDRQIGKVLTALRETGLHRNTVIAFASDHGEGMGAHRWAQKAAFWEETAHVPFFLTGPGIAPAVDRTRLVTLADILPTLCDHAGIAAPKSLEGESLRRPTGRTHIAAELRFGSAEREGRMIRTARYKYVSFSGGENAEQFFDLQFDPGETNNLVRRPEASGALDEHRRLLRSRIASTGDDFRRV; translated from the coding sequence ATGCAGCGACGCACCTTCCTCGCCGGCGCCCCCGCGCTTCTGCAAGCCGACACCCGCCCGAACATTCTCCTGATACTCACCGATCAGCAGACCCACACCGCTCTCTCCTGCGCCGGAAACCCGTGGGTGAAGACTCCCGCCATGGACTCCATCGCCAACGGCGGCGTCCGCTACACCGAAGCCTACGCCACTTACCCCGTCTGCTCCCCTTCGCGCGGAAGCATTTTCACCGGCGCAATGCCCCATCGGACCGGCGTCCGCGAGAACGGCAAATCGATCGTCGCCGGCATGCCCACCATGGGCGATCTCTTCCAGGCCGCCGGCTACGAAACCGTCTACGGAGGCAAGTGGCATCTGCCGAAAGGCTTCGACGGCATGACCGGTTTCACTCGCCTCATCGGAGGCAGCGCCCTCGGCAAGGACATGGACGAGCCGCTCGCCGATCGCTGCGCTCAATGGCTGCGCGCCAATGCCCGCCGCACCGCGCCGTTCCTTATGGTGTCGTCCTTCATGAACCCGCACGACATATGCCAGTGGATCCGCGACCACAAAGGCAGTCGCGGCTACGACAACCCCGATCTCTACCCGCCCGCGCCCGGCAACATGGCCGTGGACCCCGCCGAGCCGGAAATGATGCAATACCATCGCACCGCCGGTTACGACCTCATGTCGCAAGCCGTCGGCATCGCCTCGGAATGGAAACGCGACGACGTCCGCTTCTACCTGCACGACTACTACCGCATGGTGGAAGACGTGGACCGCCAGATCGGCAAGGTGCTCACCGCCCTCCGCGAAACCGGACTCCACCGCAACACCGTCATCGCCTTCGCCTCCGATCACGGCGAAGGAATGGGCGCGCATCGCTGGGCCCAGAAGGCCGCGTTCTGGGAAGAAACCGCGCACGTGCCGTTCTTCCTCACTGGCCCCGGCATCGCTCCCGCCGTCGATCGCACTCGTCTGGTTACCCTCGCCGACATACTCCCCACGCTTTGCGACCATGCCGGCATCGCCGCGCCGAAAAGCCTCGAGGGCGAGAGCCTACGCCGTCCCACCGGACGCACCCACATCGCCGCGGAACTCCGCTTCGGTTCAGCCGAACGCGAAGGCCGCATGATCCGCACTGCTCGTTACAAATATGTATCCTTCTCCGGGGGCGAAAACGCGGAACAGTTCTTTGACCTCCAATTCGACCCCGGTGAAACGAATAACCTCGTTCGCCGTCCGGAAGCCTCCGGAGCACTCGACGAACACCGTCGTCTTCTCCGCTCCAGAATCGCGAGCACCGGTGACGACTTCCGCCGAGTGTGA
- a CDS encoding Uma2 family endonuclease — MLMVEETYLPMTLTVPGITDAQFAELCQQYENFRIEYTWQGELIITPPTDPLTGARNSAITGQLWLWARRHGGGIATDSSSGFLLPDGSRLSPDAAWISRERLSARPSCPEFVIELVSPSDRLQRVRAKMLDWIANGTQVGSLIDPPRHAVEMFRPEREPEVPDGGVRARPTAGVGASGAELVPAFPGGLERVPDSTPIQAQRGEAGDDATDGGLKGDAARGGVEIESVIQVVHSFSPVAG; from the coding sequence ATGCTGATGGTCGAGGAGACTTATCTTCCAATGACGCTGACCGTGCCTGGCATCACTGACGCGCAGTTTGCGGAGCTCTGCCAGCAGTACGAGAACTTCAGAATCGAGTACACCTGGCAGGGGGAACTCATCATCACGCCGCCGACTGATCCTCTGACCGGCGCTCGGAACTCTGCGATCACTGGCCAGCTATGGCTATGGGCTCGACGCCATGGTGGCGGGATCGCCACCGATTCGAGTTCGGGCTTCCTTCTTCCTGACGGCTCGCGTCTGTCACCCGACGCTGCATGGATCTCTCGCGAACGGCTGAGCGCTCGACCGTCCTGTCCGGAGTTCGTCATTGAGTTGGTCTCGCCCTCGGACCGCCTCCAGCGCGTGCGGGCGAAGATGCTCGACTGGATCGCGAACGGCACGCAAGTCGGCTCGTTGATCGACCCACCGCGCCATGCGGTGGAGATGTTCCGCCCAGAACGCGAGCCCGAGGTTCCCGATGGCGGGGTTCGCGCTCGACCTACGGCCGGTGTGGGAGCCAGCGGCGCAGAGCTAGTCCCGGCGTTTCCTGGCGGGTTGGAACGTGTCCCTGATTCGACGCCAATACAGGCGCAGCGCGGCGAAGCCGGCGACGACGCCACCGATGGCGGCCTGAAAGGCGATGCTGCCCGTGGTGGGGTCGAGATAGAAAGCGTGATCCAGGTGGTTCATTCATTTTCTCCGGTGGCAGGATAA
- a CDS encoding sulfatase-like hydrolase/transferase, which translates to MSLSRFADIATLRGRWLVLGGVVVLPFFRFLMRNDYPLTRPESLAAAGVLALVCLASSALARRRMLFLTLSAAASVMMATVPVLRLIAPWADLSPRTAAAALALLLAAAVLLMRERFALILASFTLAAFAADIVQAVAARLGRSAPATLSAAAPPQGHVVYIVLDEHLATGAFPLSIESCRCAHDEIRKTFANAGFTHYTNAHSNYPSTVSSLSSLLNRRLLDRRRMFLDENSSEWRWGTRTFRENRLLSDFQRRGYRIEIFQHRAINHAAPGIRPAAVHEYWDRLGELAAAGGGAYTRFRWLVGNYQQSDLVLSQVKAFFPFRFAPHTTGPLASGDVWPDGVLHAVRTASKKTLFFVHLMAPHFPYLYRANGAVRDLEEWSGDRVDQRSAAATYEDRYIRYCEQAEFLTMQLRALFRGIESAGQFESATIAVHGDHGSRIRRVLDDAASGQPAGSDPERYDYAAKPDRRDLLDRFATLFAVKHPGRASGAVDARNASVLDLLNSHIPLRGAPPDSSPSVFLFDGDGHPREIPYPATGENE; encoded by the coding sequence ATGAGCCTCTCCCGCTTCGCCGATATCGCCACTCTTCGCGGACGCTGGCTGGTGCTCGGCGGAGTCGTCGTCCTCCCGTTCTTCCGATTCCTCATGCGGAACGACTATCCGCTCACGCGGCCGGAATCGCTTGCCGCCGCCGGTGTCCTCGCCCTGGTCTGTCTCGCCAGTTCCGCCCTTGCGCGCCGGCGAATGCTGTTCCTCACGCTATCCGCCGCGGCCTCTGTGATGATGGCCACCGTACCGGTGTTGCGGCTGATCGCGCCGTGGGCCGATCTCTCGCCGCGAACGGCCGCCGCGGCCCTCGCCCTCCTCCTGGCTGCCGCTGTCCTTCTCATGCGTGAACGTTTCGCGCTCATTCTCGCTTCATTCACGCTCGCGGCCTTCGCCGCCGACATCGTCCAGGCCGTCGCCGCGCGACTGGGCCGCTCCGCGCCGGCCACCCTCTCCGCCGCCGCGCCGCCGCAAGGTCACGTCGTCTACATCGTGCTTGACGAGCACCTCGCCACCGGGGCTTTCCCCCTCTCGATCGAGTCATGCCGCTGCGCCCACGACGAGATCCGCAAGACGTTCGCGAACGCGGGCTTCACCCACTACACCAACGCGCACAGCAATTACCCCTCCACCGTCTCCTCGCTCTCGAGCTTGCTCAATCGCCGCCTGCTCGATCGGCGCCGCATGTTCCTCGACGAGAACTCCTCCGAGTGGCGGTGGGGAACCCGCACCTTCCGCGAGAACCGCCTGCTCTCCGATTTTCAGCGCCGCGGCTATCGCATCGAAATCTTTCAACACCGCGCCATCAATCACGCCGCGCCCGGCATCAGACCCGCCGCGGTTCACGAATACTGGGATCGCCTGGGCGAACTCGCCGCCGCCGGGGGTGGCGCCTACACACGCTTCCGCTGGCTCGTTGGCAACTATCAGCAATCGGATCTCGTTCTGTCGCAGGTGAAGGCGTTCTTCCCTTTCCGGTTCGCGCCGCACACAACCGGCCCGCTAGCGTCGGGCGATGTCTGGCCGGACGGCGTCCTGCATGCTGTTCGGACGGCGAGCAAGAAGACGCTCTTCTTTGTCCACTTGATGGCGCCCCACTTCCCCTACCTCTACCGCGCCAACGGCGCCGTGCGGGATCTCGAGGAGTGGTCCGGCGACCGCGTCGACCAGCGCTCCGCCGCCGCCACTTACGAAGACCGCTACATCCGCTACTGCGAGCAGGCCGAGTTCCTCACGATGCAGCTCCGCGCGCTGTTTCGCGGAATAGAGAGCGCCGGCCAGTTCGAATCCGCCACCATCGCCGTCCACGGCGACCATGGTTCGCGCATCCGCCGCGTACTCGACGACGCGGCTAGCGGTCAACCCGCCGGGTCCGATCCGGAACGCTACGACTACGCCGCCAAACCGGACCGCCGCGACCTGCTCGACCGCTTCGCGACCCTGTTCGCCGTGAAACACCCGGGCCGCGCATCGGGCGCTGTCGACGCACGCAACGCCAGCGTTCTCGATCTTCTCAACAGCCATATCCCGCTCAGAGGCGCCCCCCCGGACTCATCGCCATCCGTGTTCTTGTTCGACGGCGATGGCCACCCGCGCGAAATTCCTTATCCTGCCACCGGAGAAAATGAATGA
- a CDS encoding S9 family peptidase, producing the protein MTPPIAKRAPTRLEKHGDVRVDDYFWLRERENPDVIAYLEAENAYTEASMAHTAELQSKLVEEFRERIKQTDTSAPYKKDGVWFYSRTEEGRDYPIYCRKRTLDGPEEVLLDVNRVAEGQEFCSAPAPLTSPDQARMAYAVDLVGRREYELRFPESGEAIARVTPNFVWAADNRTVFYVRQDEETLRPFQVWRHTAGTDPAGDVLVYQEDDETFGVGVGKTKSGEYIVIMTAQTIASEVRLVPATRPDAEPVVFLARSRGHEYGLDHAGGMFYIRTNNAARNFRMMAAEGPGPVSAWREVIPHREDVYLEDFDLFRGHTVITERRDGLLHLRIMAAEGGEHYLDFGEPAYVAHTSANFEYDTATLRYGYSSMTTPSSTYDYDMVTRERVLLKREEVGGGFDAANYRTERVWVTARDGARAPVSLVYRVPFERDGSRPLVLYGYGSYGYSLDAGFNAYRVSLLDRGFVWAIAHIRGGEELGRHWYEDGKLLKKKNTFQDFIDCAESLAASGYGGRDKLYAWGGSAGGLLLGAVATMRPDLFTGMIAEVPFVDVVTTMLDDSIPLTTSEYDEWGDPNDKTYYDYMLSYSPYDQTRAAKYPHMLITSGLHDSQVQYWEPAKWVAKMRALGEGGNRLLLDTELKAGHGGLTAREDRYKETARRYAFLLDIAGVK; encoded by the coding sequence ATGACACCACCCATTGCGAAACGCGCGCCCACGCGCCTGGAGAAACACGGCGACGTCCGTGTGGATGACTACTTTTGGCTGCGGGAGCGGGAGAACCCCGACGTGATCGCGTATCTGGAAGCCGAGAACGCGTACACGGAAGCGTCGATGGCGCACACGGCCGAACTGCAGTCAAAACTCGTCGAGGAGTTCCGCGAGAGAATCAAGCAGACCGATACTTCGGCGCCTTACAAAAAAGACGGTGTGTGGTTCTACTCACGGACCGAGGAAGGCCGCGACTATCCGATCTATTGCCGGAAGCGGACGCTCGATGGTCCGGAGGAAGTGCTGCTCGATGTGAATCGCGTGGCCGAGGGGCAGGAGTTCTGTTCGGCGCCCGCGCCATTGACGAGTCCGGATCAGGCGCGGATGGCGTACGCGGTGGACCTCGTGGGACGGCGCGAGTATGAGTTGCGGTTTCCGGAGTCCGGCGAGGCGATCGCGCGTGTGACGCCGAACTTCGTGTGGGCGGCGGACAATCGCACGGTGTTCTATGTGCGGCAGGACGAGGAGACGCTGCGGCCGTTTCAGGTATGGCGTCACACGGCCGGGACGGACCCAGCCGGCGACGTGCTCGTGTACCAGGAAGACGACGAGACTTTCGGAGTGGGTGTGGGGAAGACGAAGTCCGGCGAGTACATCGTGATCATGACGGCGCAGACGATCGCGAGCGAGGTACGGCTGGTGCCGGCGACGCGGCCGGATGCCGAGCCGGTTGTGTTTCTGGCGCGGAGCCGCGGGCATGAGTACGGGCTGGATCACGCAGGCGGCATGTTCTATATCCGGACGAACAACGCGGCGCGGAATTTCCGGATGATGGCGGCGGAGGGGCCGGGTCCGGTGAGCGCGTGGCGGGAGGTGATTCCGCATCGCGAGGACGTGTACCTGGAGGACTTCGACCTTTTTCGCGGGCACACGGTGATCACGGAGCGGAGGGACGGGCTGCTGCATCTGCGGATCATGGCGGCGGAGGGCGGCGAACACTATCTGGATTTCGGGGAGCCCGCCTACGTGGCGCACACGTCGGCGAATTTCGAGTACGACACGGCGACGCTGCGGTATGGGTATTCGTCGATGACGACGCCATCATCGACTTACGACTACGACATGGTCACGCGCGAGCGGGTCCTGTTAAAGCGGGAGGAGGTGGGCGGCGGGTTCGACGCCGCCAACTACCGGACCGAGCGCGTATGGGTAACTGCGCGGGACGGGGCGCGGGCGCCGGTGTCGCTGGTGTATCGGGTGCCGTTCGAGCGCGACGGATCACGGCCGTTGGTGTTGTATGGGTATGGATCGTACGGGTACAGCCTGGACGCGGGGTTCAACGCGTACCGGGTGAGTCTGCTCGACCGCGGGTTTGTGTGGGCGATCGCGCATATCCGGGGCGGTGAGGAGTTAGGACGCCACTGGTACGAAGACGGGAAGTTACTCAAGAAGAAGAATACGTTTCAGGATTTCATCGATTGCGCCGAATCGCTGGCGGCAAGCGGTTATGGCGGGCGGGACAAGCTGTATGCGTGGGGCGGGTCCGCCGGCGGGTTGCTGCTGGGGGCTGTGGCGACGATGCGGCCGGACCTGTTCACGGGCATGATCGCCGAGGTGCCGTTCGTGGACGTGGTGACGACGATGCTCGACGATTCGATTCCGCTGACGACGAGCGAGTACGACGAGTGGGGCGATCCGAATGACAAGACTTACTACGACTACATGCTGAGTTACTCGCCGTACGATCAGACGCGGGCGGCGAAGTATCCGCACATGCTGATCACGAGCGGGCTGCACGATTCGCAGGTGCAGTACTGGGAGCCGGCGAAGTGGGTGGCGAAAATGCGGGCGCTTGGCGAGGGGGGCAACCGGCTGCTGCTCGACACGGAGTTGAAGGCGGGGCACGGCGGGTTGACGGCGCGCGAGGACCGGTATAAGGAGACGGCGAGGCGGTACGCGTTTCTGCTGGACATCGCGGGGGTGAAGTAG
- a CDS encoding UvrD-helicase domain-containing protein: protein MPDPRHLAGPGAGARRTPADHAARRAAVDASRSWIVQAPAGSGKTELLIQRYLALLARVEQPEAILAITFTRKAAAEMRERIAAALDAAAHGDNARDSNHAFTLELADAALERDRAAGWNLRDNPSRLRVETIDAFCASIARGMPLLSGFGAMPEIAENAAPLYREAARRTLRLLDGSSYAPAMERLALHLDNDLRRVQSMLETMLARRDQWMRHIGAGLGDSDRPGVRRALEAELARVVEHSARKMRNVLPDGVESETVSLINFSQSAGIHALDSATAWKCCARLLLTNTGAWRATFNATIGFPPNARMEKHRATALVERLKPREDLRQALTEIRALPDPVFTDRQWAALEALLDVLPAAAGELKLTFRDTGQTDFVELSQAARLALGDAPHPTDLALALGDRIEHILLDEFQDTSLSQIDLLERLTAGWDHSAARTLFLVGDPMQSIYRFREAEVGLFLRTRVSGVGALSPEPLTLTVNFRTRPEVLDWINHTFAAIFPGEEDVALGAVPYMASDAFREHAAGARVDIHPFFEDDPAAEARHIAELLATRKSSAAAVLVRARLHAISIVRALEQAGIAYRAVDLDPLAVRPEVEELLALTRALLRPADRVAWLALLRAPWCGASLEELLAVANAAGSDPIWPSIPETPRFARLREVFGGALTRIRRVPLRQCVEQAWRALGGEATLRSEAERNNAGRFLDLLDELGESGAADLRALDARVARLFAATATQAENAVEIMTIHRAKGLEFDWVIVPALSALPATELKPLLRWDEIPLPDGDALVIAPVEAKEDSDDPVFQYLAALDKRKSRLEAARLLYVAATRAREQLHLCGHVEAGDEGLKPPRGESLLSLLWPAVEGDFLHAYEQARGGQLPLPLDPARTIRRLDPAWRLPAAAPDPQAARDESGEEEPVTFEWVGGALRHAGTVVHQALEHLARGLPEWPPDRIRARLAALGVPPADMDRAVSIAERAIAATLTDPRGRWILARRDIEACEFTASVAIAGVVHRCVIDRTFVEGGVRWVIDYKTSDIAGGGRETFLDNEVERYRARMERYRRLFQELEDRPVRLGLYFPLLAAWREW from the coding sequence ATGCCGGATCCACGACATCTAGCCGGCCCGGGAGCCGGCGCCCGACGCACGCCAGCCGACCACGCCGCCCGCCGCGCCGCCGTCGACGCCTCGCGTAGTTGGATCGTCCAGGCCCCCGCCGGCTCCGGTAAGACCGAACTCCTCATCCAGCGCTACCTTGCCTTGCTCGCGCGCGTCGAGCAGCCCGAAGCCATCCTCGCCATCACCTTTACCCGCAAGGCCGCCGCGGAAATGCGCGAGCGCATCGCCGCCGCGCTCGACGCCGCCGCCCACGGCGACAACGCCCGCGACTCCAACCACGCCTTCACGCTCGAACTCGCCGACGCCGCCCTCGAACGCGACCGCGCCGCCGGATGGAACCTCCGCGACAACCCGTCCCGCCTGCGCGTCGAAACCATCGACGCGTTCTGCGCCTCCATCGCACGCGGAATGCCGCTGCTCTCCGGCTTCGGCGCCATGCCAGAAATCGCGGAAAATGCCGCGCCGCTGTACCGCGAAGCCGCGCGCCGCACGCTTCGCCTCCTCGACGGCTCGTCCTACGCGCCCGCGATGGAACGGCTGGCGCTGCACCTCGACAACGACCTGCGCCGCGTCCAATCGATGCTCGAGACCATGCTCGCCCGCCGCGACCAGTGGATGCGGCACATCGGCGCCGGTCTCGGCGACTCGGACCGCCCGGGAGTCCGCCGCGCTCTGGAAGCGGAACTGGCTCGCGTGGTGGAGCACTCGGCGAGGAAGATGCGGAACGTGTTGCCCGATGGCGTCGAAAGCGAGACCGTCTCGCTCATCAATTTTTCGCAAAGCGCGGGCATCCACGCGCTCGATTCAGCCACGGCATGGAAATGCTGCGCCCGGCTCCTGCTCACCAACACCGGCGCCTGGCGCGCAACTTTCAACGCGACCATCGGCTTTCCGCCCAACGCAAGGATGGAGAAGCATCGCGCGACGGCCCTCGTCGAACGGCTGAAGCCGCGCGAGGACCTCCGCCAGGCTCTCACCGAAATCCGCGCCCTGCCGGACCCCGTATTCACAGACAGACAATGGGCCGCCCTCGAAGCCCTCCTCGACGTGCTCCCCGCCGCCGCCGGCGAACTCAAACTCACCTTCCGCGACACCGGCCAGACCGATTTCGTCGAGCTCTCGCAAGCCGCCCGTCTCGCGCTCGGCGACGCCCCCCACCCCACCGACCTCGCGCTCGCCCTCGGCGACCGCATCGAGCACATCCTCCTCGACGAGTTCCAGGACACCTCGCTTTCGCAAATCGATCTGCTCGAACGCCTCACCGCCGGCTGGGATCATTCCGCCGCCCGGACGCTCTTTCTCGTCGGCGACCCGATGCAGTCCATCTATCGCTTCCGCGAGGCCGAAGTCGGGCTCTTCCTCCGCACCCGCGTCAGCGGCGTCGGCGCGCTCAGCCCGGAGCCGTTGACGCTCACGGTCAACTTCCGCACGCGTCCCGAAGTCCTCGATTGGATCAACCACACCTTCGCCGCCATCTTTCCCGGCGAGGAGGATGTCGCCCTCGGCGCCGTACCCTACATGGCGTCCGACGCGTTCCGCGAACACGCAGCGGGCGCCCGCGTCGATATCCATCCCTTCTTCGAGGACGATCCCGCGGCCGAGGCGCGCCACATCGCCGAGTTGCTTGCCACGCGCAAGAGCAGCGCCGCCGCCGTCCTCGTCCGCGCCCGCCTCCACGCCATCTCCATCGTCCGCGCCCTTGAGCAGGCCGGCATCGCCTACCGCGCCGTCGACCTCGACCCGCTCGCTGTTCGCCCCGAGGTGGAGGAACTGCTCGCCCTCACCCGCGCCCTTCTCCGCCCGGCGGACCGCGTCGCCTGGCTCGCCCTCCTCCGTGCGCCCTGGTGCGGCGCTTCACTCGAAGAGCTGCTCGCCGTAGCCAACGCCGCCGGTAGCGATCCCATCTGGCCGTCGATCCCGGAAACGCCTCGCTTCGCTCGCCTCCGCGAAGTCTTCGGCGGCGCGCTCACACGCATCCGCCGTGTCCCTCTGCGCCAGTGCGTCGAGCAGGCCTGGCGCGCGCTCGGCGGTGAAGCCACGCTCCGCTCGGAAGCCGAACGCAACAACGCCGGCCGCTTCCTCGATCTCCTTGATGAACTCGGCGAGAGCGGCGCCGCGGACCTCCGTGCTCTTGACGCACGCGTCGCCCGCCTCTTCGCCGCAACCGCCACCCAAGCCGAGAACGCCGTCGAGATCATGACCATCCATCGCGCCAAGGGACTCGAGTTCGATTGGGTGATCGTACCCGCGCTCAGCGCGCTGCCGGCCACTGAGTTGAAGCCGCTCCTGCGTTGGGACGAGATTCCGCTTCCCGATGGCGACGCACTCGTCATCGCCCCGGTGGAGGCGAAGGAAGATTCGGACGACCCGGTGTTCCAGTACCTCGCTGCGCTCGACAAGCGGAAGTCCCGTCTCGAAGCCGCGAGGCTCCTCTACGTCGCCGCCACGCGCGCCCGCGAGCAACTGCATCTTTGCGGACACGTCGAGGCTGGCGATGAAGGGCTCAAGCCTCCTCGCGGCGAGAGTCTGCTGAGCCTGCTCTGGCCCGCCGTCGAAGGCGACTTTCTCCACGCGTATGAACAGGCCCGCGGCGGCCAACTGCCGCTTCCGCTCGATCCGGCGCGCACCATCCGCCGTCTCGATCCGGCGTGGCGCCTCCCTGCGGCCGCGCCCGATCCCCAAGCCGCGCGCGATGAATCCGGCGAAGAAGAACCGGTGACGTTCGAATGGGTGGGCGGCGCGCTCCGCCATGCCGGAACCGTGGTTCACCAAGCCCTCGAACATCTCGCACGCGGCCTCCCCGAGTGGCCCCCGGACCGCATCCGCGCGCGCCTGGCGGCGCTCGGCGTCCCCCCCGCGGACATGGATCGCGCCGTCTCCATCGCCGAACGCGCCATCGCCGCCACCCTCACCGACCCGCGCGGGCGTTGGATCCTCGCGCGCCGCGACATCGAAGCCTGCGAGTTCACCGCCAGCGTCGCCATCGCCGGCGTCGTCCACCGCTGCGTCATCGACCGCACGTTCGTCGAAGGCGGCGTCCGCTGGGTGATCGACTACAAGACCAGCGACATCGCCGGCGGCGGACGCGAAACGTTCCTCGACAACGAGGTCGAACGGTACCGCGCCCGCATGGAGCGTTACCGCCGCCTGTTCCAGGAACTCGAGGACCGTCCGGTGCGCCTGGGCCTCTACTTCCCGCTGCTCGCCGCCTGGCGCGAGTGGTAG
- a CDS encoding zinc-binding alcohol dehydrogenase → MLQAVLYGAGDLRFEEKAIDASTLAPDEIYVETEVTALSTGTDLGNYLGDSGYVPDAPKYPRWVGYSNCGIVRATGAAVTSVQPGDRVFAPKPHQSAYIARVGELVVRAPADVSPEQVSLIYLANLGLAALERVHFQPGEDVAVVGLGVIGLCTVALARALGAGKVIAMANSEERWEAACRMGAMDSDGEADVVVLTANPWEAYARAMEGARFGGRVAVLGFPGRAQGPPPFNPMAPEWMYLKQLTVAGAGRARDVRGNLEAILGWMSTGRLNLEPLISHRLPARRMLEAYELAKARSKLLTAAVFDWRGE, encoded by the coding sequence ATGCTGCAAGCGGTTCTCTATGGCGCCGGCGACTTGCGGTTCGAAGAGAAGGCGATCGACGCATCGACGTTGGCGCCGGATGAAATCTATGTCGAAACCGAAGTGACCGCGCTCTCCACGGGCACCGATCTCGGGAACTACCTGGGAGACAGCGGCTATGTGCCGGACGCCCCGAAGTATCCGCGTTGGGTGGGCTACTCGAATTGCGGGATCGTGCGGGCGACCGGCGCGGCGGTTACGTCGGTGCAGCCGGGGGACCGTGTCTTCGCTCCGAAGCCGCATCAATCGGCGTACATTGCACGGGTGGGGGAACTGGTGGTCCGCGCGCCCGCCGACGTATCGCCGGAGCAGGTGAGCCTGATTTACCTGGCGAACCTAGGCTTGGCGGCGCTCGAGCGGGTGCACTTCCAACCGGGTGAAGACGTGGCGGTGGTGGGCCTGGGCGTGATCGGGCTGTGTACGGTGGCGCTGGCGCGGGCGCTCGGGGCGGGAAAGGTGATCGCGATGGCGAACTCGGAGGAGCGGTGGGAGGCGGCGTGCCGGATGGGCGCGATGGATTCCGACGGCGAGGCCGATGTAGTGGTGCTGACGGCGAATCCGTGGGAGGCCTACGCGCGGGCGATGGAAGGGGCGCGATTTGGGGGACGCGTTGCCGTGTTGGGGTTTCCGGGACGGGCGCAGGGCCCGCCGCCGTTCAATCCGATGGCGCCGGAGTGGATGTACCTGAAACAACTGACAGTGGCCGGCGCCGGGCGGGCGCGAGACGTGCGCGGGAATCTGGAAGCCATACTCGGTTGGATGTCGACGGGACGGTTGAATCTGGAACCGTTGATCTCGCACCGGCTGCCGGCGCGGCGGATGCTCGAGGCGTATGAGTTGGCAAAGGCGAGGTCCAAGCTGCTGACGGCGGCCGTGTTCGATTGGAGAGGGGAATGA
- a CDS encoding aldo/keto reductase: MQPVSIPGTDLRVSRLCYGNMTFGGQTAEPEAARILDRVLAGGINFIDTANVYNKGAAEEYLGKLLGARRKNVVLASKVRGSMGPGSDESGLSKAAMLRAVDDSLRRLRTDYLDIYYLHQPDANTPIEETLETMDAIVRSGKVRYPAISNYAAWQAAQCRAIAAANGYRPIHIAQMMHNLIARGLEQEFVPFAKAYDVAIVAYNPLAGGLLTGKQNPEAPLAGTRFDNNQMYLDRYWHPDFFKAVDRLATIAKQAGRSLVSLSLNWLLHHTTTASVILGASRLDQLQENLAACEDGPLDPEVVKQCDTVWASLRGVTPKYNR, from the coding sequence ATGCAGCCAGTCTCCATCCCCGGCACCGACCTCCGCGTCTCGCGGCTCTGCTACGGCAACATGACCTTCGGCGGCCAAACCGCCGAACCCGAAGCCGCCCGCATCCTCGACCGCGTTCTCGCCGGCGGAATCAACTTCATCGACACCGCCAACGTCTACAACAAGGGCGCCGCCGAAGAGTATCTCGGCAAACTCCTCGGCGCGCGCCGCAAGAACGTCGTGCTGGCGAGCAAGGTCCGCGGCTCCATGGGCCCCGGCTCCGACGAAAGCGGACTCTCCAAAGCCGCGATGCTCCGCGCCGTCGACGACAGCCTCCGCCGCCTCCGCACGGACTACCTCGACATTTACTATCTGCACCAGCCCGACGCCAACACGCCCATTGAGGAGACGCTCGAAACCATGGACGCGATCGTCCGCAGCGGCAAGGTGCGCTATCCCGCCATCTCCAACTACGCCGCCTGGCAGGCGGCACAGTGCCGCGCCATCGCCGCCGCCAACGGGTACCGCCCTATCCACATCGCGCAGATGATGCACAACCTCATCGCGCGCGGCCTCGAACAGGAATTCGTCCCCTTCGCCAAAGCGTACGACGTGGCCATCGTCGCCTACAACCCGCTTGCCGGAGGACTCCTCACCGGGAAGCAGAACCCCGAGGCCCCGCTCGCCGGCACCCGGTTCGACAACAACCAGATGTACCTCGACCGCTACTGGCACCCGGATTTCTTCAAAGCCGTCGACCGTCTCGCCACCATTGCGAAGCAGGCCGGCCGCTCCCTCGTCAGCCTCTCGCTCAACTGGCTGCTCCATCACACCACCACCGCCAGCGTCATCCTCGGCGCCAGCCGCCTCGATCAGCTTCAGGAAAATCTCGCCGCCTGCGAAGACGGTCCGCTGGACCCGGAAGTCGTCAAGCAGTGCGATACGGTCTGGGCCAGCCTCCGCGGCGTCACGCCCAAGTACAACCGGTAG